The Antechinus flavipes isolate AdamAnt ecotype Samford, QLD, Australia chromosome 4, AdamAnt_v2, whole genome shotgun sequence genomic interval ACTCCCTCTCAGttgtttatttaataataaaaaagaacacacAAACATCAATTACCTCTCAAtcatcccctttccccttttccccccaataATTTCCCCACAAAATGTAAAAACTTTAGTCCCACCTGGGGACTAACTTCCATCCCCAACACTGGAGAAATAGCAGAATAAAAGGTATGTGCAGGagcccacccaaaaaaaaaaaaaaaaatggaacttttgTACAGAAAAGGGAACTAGATAGAAGTTACAGTTCCACCCTCAAATAAGTGCCTTATAAATGTCAAACCCTGAAGTAGAGATTCTCATTCTCTAATCTCTCATTCTCAGCTTTCAGTCAATCCAAGTCAGAGCTGTTTAGGGATGACTAAGATAGAAGGGCTGATGAGGAGTTTGCCTAGAAGAGCTGGGTGTAGAAGGCAAAGGATTGCCTGAAGCATTGCCCGAAGGAGGAGGGGGCTGCTTTCGAAGGGAGGGGGGCACTGTGGAACTCTTGATGTGGATGACCCTGGTGTCCATGACCTCACATTCGATCTGCATCATCACCTCATAGTCCCCTGTATTTCCCCGGCCTGACAGGGTCtctgtgggaggagggagggagaggattaGATCAAATGTGAATAAtggagagaaaagacaaaaaatgagaaagagttgACAACAGGATAAGCCTGtgtagagagagaaatggaacaaAACAGGAGAAGGCACATGTATTGAGGCATGAAGattaggaagaaaaggagaaaaaaaaaaaaaaaaaagagggaagagagatgaGTAATGATGCTTCTGTTACAGTCAGACTCAGGCTCCTCCTTTCTCCCAGTTATTGTCCTGCtctgttttttccccaaatgctCCTCGTTTTTCCCTTAGAATTTCATGGTTGTCCAGTACTTATGATGCCCATTTCCCCCTCAAAATTGACTGCTCCATAGGATTAATCCATTAAGCCCCCTGATTCTGAAGTTTATCACTGTCACCCTGTcccactaaagaaaaaaaagaattaccatTGGGGGTCATGGCTGGCATCACCAAAGACATCTTTGGACGAGAAGTTTTGTTGTGGCTGATTGCAGGGAGCAATAGGTGATCCTAGAGAATCATAATcatttatagacatttattaaatatgtgctGAGCAAATGAGAAAGGAATAGTCAGGGGTTGGATATAATGTCTGTTCCCTCTTTCGTTTGCTTCCCTTTGCTCCTTGCCCTTTTCCCCAGAGGCCCTGTCAAACCAGTGGAGTGAGTACAGAAAACTGAACATGGTGATAATGCAGACAGTGTGAGACCATAAGTAGTTGCCCCACACTGAGAATTCTTATGCCCTGGTCCTGCTCCCTCTTCCATTTATGACACTGACTAGATCAAGGATGAGAAGCTCACCCTTCGGAAGGAGACAACATAAAATGTGTCTTCCCGACGGTCAATGGCATCTAGGAACTCTGGCTGTGGATGCCTGGGGTGATGATACAGCTGCAGCTGCCCCACGGAGTCCCTGGTGAGAGTGGAGAAAGCACTGGGAATGACCGAAGGACATCCCAGCACAACATTCAAATTCCATCCAAGAGGAAAGGAGTAGGCACATAGCAGCTCCCAGTTACCTTTCAGGGGGACCAGAGGGTCGAGGAGGGACTGACCAGGCTGGAGGTGGTTTCTTCCATTGGTGAAATTTctgcaaaaaaaggaaattaaggatatagagaaaggggagaaacagCAGCAGCCCTAAAGTAGCCCTTGGAAGCTGTTACCACATAGTCCACACTCAAAAGTCAAAACTCCAGTTCAAAGTTCCTCACCATTCAAACCCTACTCTCATCTCTCCCATTCCTTTTCTACCCCATAGGAACCCTAGGTTCTCCCCAACCGGTTTTCTAAACCACTACTGCTCAGCCCACTAAAATCTCTATCAATATATCCATTTCCTACctgtttttctctaattttacGGAGCTGAGAACTCCTCTTTCTTCCACTTTGGTGTCGCTGGACCCAGCCACTAAGTTCATCTGCAAGCCTAGGAGAAGTGAGCCAGGGGACAAATCAGCTACCACTCCCTGACCCTCTCTTGGAGTAAGTGTCCCCGAGAGCTTATCCTACACTAGCATGGTGCACACATGCAAAAGTCCAAACTACAGAGTGCAGAAGTCTAGAAAAGAGGATCAACTTTTGAAAAGGCCAATGAAGAATTTAAATCTGGGAATGATGGGGATGGGCACATGATCTCTCAATACAGGAGAGTCTATCATCAAATTCTATCAGGCAGAAAAGAAAGTAATGAACACCCTCAAGGGGACCTTTAACACACCATGAAGGATTCCCCTTACCGGAGAGACTCAGTCCGGTTGAAGTGGCGACAGTCAGAAGAGAGGAAAAACTGGTCTAAATCTCTCAGAAATAGCTCCTTGGCTCCCTTGGAAAAGGTTGTTAGATTCCTAGAGTAGAGCAAAGAAGACATACACAGCTAGAGCCTGCCACAATCTCACTTTCAACAAAAGAGATGGGggataaggagaaggaaaagaggcagAAAGGGGAAAGACTAACATTCAAGAAGAGATGAGTAGCTCTGGGTAAGACAGCTTTCATCCCCACTAAGTAGAGAGggtttcaatcaatcaacaaatactaaGCTTTGAGATAAAGTGggaatagaaagtaaaaaatgaaagtcTTTACTTTCCAAGAGCTCACAGTCATTTGGTAGTGACATGTATCTACAAAagcatatatgaaataaatacaggcaaattttcaggagaaaaagaaggaggggatcaagaaaaataaaatggtactTGAAATGAATTGGGAGAAAAAGTAAACACTGAAGATATATACTgaagatggagatgagagaggagtatattccaggcattCCAGTGAAAAGTGTCTTGTTCTCATCTTACTTGAAATATGGCTGGCCTGCAGCAGATCTGGGCTGTGATTCTTTGTGGCCTAGTGGTATGCCCTGGGTGTCCTGCCCGGTAACTACCCCTTGCTCTGAGAACTCTAGGAGGTGCCTCTGGGGCCAAGATTCTTCCCTGCCCATCTGAGGTGAGGCTGGAGCTGGAGGTACTTCATTGATGCTAAGgaagatgagaaaaccaaaataataatgataatgatgatgatgatgatgatgatgatgatgacaataatgcatatttatatagcacctgaaGATTTATCAACTGTTTTCCTTATAGTAAACCTGTGGAGTTAGGAgcataaatgttattattcatATCTGAGATATAACAAAACTCAAGAAtcacagaagttaaatgaattggtCACAATCACAAAACTAGGAAGTAACAAACCAGATTAGAATCCAAGCCTGGGGTGGGGAATATTTAGTTAGGGAAAGGATCCACTATCCCACTGACCAGTCAATCCCTCCTGTTATATATCTATCCCAGGTTACAGCAGATCTGAGAGCCATGATGATCTATATCATTAAACTTGGAAGGGACAGACAGAAGATGAGTACTATCTGGTGAGAGTAGAGAGATGACTGGAATATAGAAGGTCATCGTAGCACAATATTCACATTTCATCCAAGAGGATGCAAAGGCCTTCCCTTAGTGAAAAGGGTAGGTGCATGGCAACATGGAAAGAAGAACATTCTTGCACAAGCAAGAAGTAATCGACAGCTATGCCTGATACtcctatttatttaattaaatccaATTGAATGTAATTAAGTTCAGCAAACACTCTTTAAGCacttatcatatatatatgtacatgtatatacatacatatatgtatatatgtatgtatacgtatatacatgtgtgtgtgtgtatatatatatatatatatcaagcacTATGTTACATGCTAAGGATGAAAGGGCAAACAGGAaagcaatccctgccctcaaggagcttacagtctataGTGAGGAAATCTATCTATAGATACATCAATTTAAGATATATACAAAGCAGTTTCAGAGATAAGAAGGGATGGAGAAGGGGCAAAGAGGGAGTGACTAGAAAGatatggaggtgggagatgaaaCACGGCATACTCAATCATCCCTTTGgttaaaggagggaaggatagaaaagataaaagaaacagTGGAACTCCAgctgtgaagggctttgaatgctaaacTGAGTCTATGTGTTATTTTAGAAGCAAAAGGAGCCCCTGGAGCTTCCTAAGTATGTGAAAGATGAATGAAAGGGTCAAAAGAAGCTTCTAACGGGGATAGGATGGGCTCTGCCCCAAGGCAAGGAAAATGGGAAGCCTCAATCCTTTCACCTTGTTCAAGTGTAGGGAATACAAAGTGAAGGGGAAATAGGACCTTACCTGACAGGCCCAAAGTTGAAGGcaatgaagaggaggaagaccATGACACAGATGACCTTCCTGTTCCCAGACCCAAACTTAAGCTCACTGTTCTAGAAGGGCAGAAGATAAAGAAGATAGAGTGAGTCACCCTGAGGGTCCTCTCTGTCATCAGGCTCCCTTGGGTCTCAGAGCCCTCACCTCTGCCAGCAGCCCCTCAAGCCGTCGTCGGAGAGCTGCATTCTCACGGCGGAGCTGCTGGTTGTCTGAAAGGACCACTTGAAGTCGGGCCTCCAGCCCCTGCAGGTATTCCTTCTTCTTCCGCCGGGACTGACAGGCTGACTCACGGTTCTTGATCATCCGCTGCTGACGCTTCAGCACCTTTGCCTgaaagtggtgtgtgtgtgtgtgtgtgtgtgtgtgtgtgtgtgtgtgtgtgtgtaaaagtcaGGGATCTTCCCTTCTCAAGAGACCTCCAGTCCTGCTCCCAAGTCCAGAGAGCAGACCCTTCCAGGACTTCTAACCAACTTACTTTTTGGCTTCCCTATCCTGGCAACCAGGAGGGGagtttctcttccctctcctgaTCTATCTGGAAGAAGCTTTCTCATAATTTCCCCTTGTTCTGGTGAAGTGGTTGTAGTGCTCGGgatggggtcaggaagacatcttcctgagttcaaatctcacctcagaaattactagctgtgtggccctgggaaaatcacttgaccctatatgcctcagtttgctcatctgtaaaatgagctgaaaaaggaaataataatccTCTCCAgttatctttcccaagaaaacctcaaatcaggttacaaagagttgggacatgactgaataacccCCAGTAAGAAAAATTCTTACTGTTGCtccagtttttctctttcttcagttAGAAAAAGGGAATTTAATTTCCCTTATGAATTCCTCCTCAAGGTAAAAAGTTCAACCCTATTATATAGTGTAAGGTTTTTCTTTTCAGCCCATCTTTTCAGCCTCAGAACCACTACTGAGTACAAGCCCTCTATTTGACAGCCCTGCCTTCCCTGCCTCTGCATCCTTAAGCCAGGACTCCATCCTTTCGGGCCCTATTCTCCCATTCCCCTCCTGTtatctcttatctctttcctaTTCTGTGTCTCATCTCCAactttttcaacttctttttcttatgAGAGGTTCCTCCCTAATCTGTCACCCTCGTTTTCCCCTAAAACTTACATCCACTTCTGGAAGACATGGAGTCCCAAGCATGGGAGCTGGAACAATGCTCTTCCTCTCCAATCTGGGAGTGGAGGGGGCTGACCCCTCCCCTATAGGTGGTTGTACTTGTACAGGTCCCTGGAAAAGGACTACAGAAGATCCAGATGagactagagagagagagaaataaagaatatagtGAGGTAGGCAGCCTGTATATTTTGGGCATTTCTAGTTCAGAGATTCAAGAAATGGTGGTCTTCCTGGATCCAGTCCTACGTCCTTTCTTTCATACCTGGTGGAGGCTGGCCTAGTGGCTGCAATACAACTGTAGTACTAGGAGGTGAATTTCGGAGGCACAATGGGACATTTGTCACCATAACAGGTTTTGGTGGCAATGGTGGCTTATGGTGGGGTAGGGCCTTTCCTGGGGAAGGGACAGAGAGCAGAGTTATCTGGAGGGCAGGTTTTTTACAGTGGGGAAATTCAGGAGGTAGGATGGACATTACCTGAGGGACCTTCAGGGTTAGGACCCACATTAATCTGAGCTGATCCAAATGGGGAAGTTAGGACATCTCCTAGAAGGCAGAGTTGAGGGGCtggtgattctttttttaatcctagtGACTCCTCTTCTACAAAGGGCTGTAGAGAATGCAGAATACagataaaaagggaggggaaaaaagtaggagagagaggaaaaaggaggtattCTGGTTGGAGAAAAAATTCTTATCCTTGGGGGAAGGGTGACAATAGTAAAATGGTTGGGAAGAAAGTAAGACGTGAGGCTTACCTTACTGGGGAATTCTTCGGAGAGCAATGAGGTCTCTGAGctaagagaggaagaagatgagatGGATTCTGTCTTGGTCTGTATATCTGCAAGGTGGGAGAAGAAAGGTTTGGGAGAAGGGGTGGTGTGATTGGACCTATATggtaggaaaattactttggtggcTGTGTAGAGAATAGATTGGAATAGACTGAGAATTTGCAATTATTTCAATAGTCAATGTGTGAAATGAAGAGAGTCTTTACAGAGAAATGATCATATGAATAGAGAGAAGTAAAGATACTGTGAGATGCATATAAGATactatgagaaaagaaaagataagactgACTGGATATATAGAGTGAGAGACAATTACACCTTCAAAATATCTTATAACCAtacctttctattcccattactTTAACTCTAATTGAAGTCCTCATCACCTTTAATCCTAGAATATAATAACCTAACTGGTCTTTCTGCCTTTAGCCTCTTCATTTTCCCCACCTTTCCCAAACTCCTAAAATAAAATCCACTCAATTCTTCACCATTACTATAACAACTTTCTTTAAACATTGCTTTCTTCTTTGATCAAAATCTTTCTACTGTTTGCCActatctaaaaaataaagtaataacaataacagcttgGATTTACACAGTACTTTATGGCTATACAATTTTTTTCACTATATTATCTCTCATCATGCCAATCTGGGCCCTTCACAATTCAGTTcaaatctataaatattttaaggtCACAACCTACTTACTCAATTTTATCTCCTGCAAGTTATCAGTTCAAAGCCTATATTCCAAACCAGGCTAATGCCTCATTGTTTCAAGAACTCTGTCCATTCAAACTTCTGCTCCTTTAATAATACTGCATTCTTCAACTAGAACATCCTACTCTTTCTTCCCTACctgctccaaattttcctttattttccaggATCCAGACTAAATTTTATCTCTTCCATTGACATTTTTCCTTGCAAATACACTTGCAATAAGGGGGCTTTCTTCTTAACCCTTATAACCCTCCTAATTATGGCACTTAATAATAGATCCTATGTAGTATTATTACTTCAGTGTATATTTTTCCTTGACTAATCCAGTCATGCTGCAACTACTTAGGCCATCACTTAATCTGCTTCCCATTAACCTCTAGACTGGTTTTTGTGCAGACATCAATGTTATACCATGCCACACTCCACATCATGTTTCAGATCCCCTTTTTGTTTCATCTTCCTCcatcagaatataagctccttgaaggcagcaACTGTCTTGTTTGCTGGTCCTTATATCTCCCAAATCTAGCAGATAAAAAACTgccaagcacttaataaatgttctattttctccttttctaaaatactgtaaattctttgaggacagggaggGGTTATCACACACTTTCTATAGTACAAGGCACACATTAAGCCCTccattaatattttttgaataatcAACCATGAAGGAGACAATACAACTCACTTAAGAACACCTGCAAAATAGTATACAAATGGAATCTGTAAAAGCTGAAGGAATGCAAAGTCAGATGACATTCATTACCTGACTGAATATTTGGAATATGGATTAGGGAAGGGAGAACAGGGACATCTATATCTCTCTGCTCATTTTCCCAAACACAGCCCTAGACTTTAATCTCCCCTCCCTGATGATGATCTCTTTCCCAGTTatcctcttatttcttccttGCCATTATACAATGAGAGTCTAAAGAGGGGTAAGAAAAACCAATGACTACCTGAGGGGTCATCTGGGGTGAAGCCCACACTAATCTGGACAGCTCCAAATGAAGGTTTCAGAACTTTCCCCAAAAGGCAGTGTGGAGAGCTAGGAGATTCTATCTTCACACCAAGTACCTCTTCCCCCACAGAAACCTACAGGaagtggaaggaaagaaagaataaatcagaTAATAGAAGAGGTGGGGAAGAAGGTTCTACTACTAAGGGTGAAAAGCTCACAAATAATGTGTGAATGAAATTAAGAAGACTGTTTTCCATCTAGagtagaaggaaaatgaaattctcaCCTGGCCAAGGGGCTCCGTGAACAGAAGTGAAGACTCAAAgctgagagaaggggaagaaggttCTGACTTCACCTGTAGGTCTGGAAGTGAGGGGTGTGTGGGAGGGtgatgaataagaaagaaatatctaAAAGGAGATTGGGAAAGTGGAGGGGAGGTAGAGTCTTTAGAGGAATGACCTTGGAAGCCTCAGGGTAAGGGGTACACAGAGGTATctgaaaaaatggaggaaaacatAACAATTTCTGGTTACTCCCAAAAAGACATGTTTTGGGAAGAAATGGAATGTGGAAGAGTAGTTGGAAAGCAGATTTCTAAATTTGGGAGATAATTAAACAGGGAATATGAGGAAGATGGGGTACAAATTATCCTTCACCTGGGAAGATAGGCAGTGGGTCCCATGGGGGTTCAGGAGAGGTGATGTTCATATTCATGTCCATGGAGCCGCTATCAAACTGTGTGAGATGAGAGGAAAAGGCATGAGAAAGGAATATCCAGCAAGATGAGTTCTGCTCCAGGACTGAAAGTCTAACTCCCAGAGGTGTTAGGACAGGCGAGGGGGGTGACAGAATATGTGTAGTCTTGGGCTAATTACTGCCTCTCCCTTGGCCTCAGCTTctgctctataaaatgaggctggACCAGACCCCTACGGTCCCCCCCATCCTGACATTTGTGGTTCTTAAAATTACCGGGACATCCTGCTCCAGACATCTGAAGAGCTGAACTTGATCCTCAGTCACTTCATCAAGGCAATTATAGAGAGTGCGGTCTGTAAGGATGATGGGACAAACATCAGTCTTAGTGATATCCTCTACATCATTTGCCCCCCATTCCCATCATGGTAGAATCCAAAGGACTCAAAGCCCTCTCCCACAGAAGTGGTGTATCTCAATCTCCCTAGCCCTGGACACCTTCCCCACAGAGGGAGGGGGTTCCTCAAACATTCACGTGGAAAAAAGTGCACTGGAACAGTTCAACGGCTCCCCCGACGGGCACCCCACAAGGAGGACAACATGTAGGGGGAAAGTACCCACCCCGTTTCCGCCCCTAAATAGTTCAGCCCAGAAACCACGCCCCACCCAGCTTCCCGTAGATGGTAGATTCCTTAATGGCATTCCTCATGTTAGCCCTTTGTCCCCTCCTCAAAATCCCCTCTGGGAACTGCACGCTGCAGCCTCCTCCACCTCCCAAGCCCCTTCCCCGCGGACCCCAATCCTCAGCGCTGAGCAGGTTGTCGGCGAAGAAACGAGTCGGATCGGCGATTTCGCTGAGCAGCAGCAGTTCTGCCGCCATTTTCCCCCGCCCCCCCCAACCCGGAGCCGGCTCGAAGCCCCACCCTCTTTCACCAATATAGACCAATCACAACACAATTATGACCCTTTCTTCCCCGGAAGTCAATTTGACTAATAAAATGTTTCAATGCTTAGTGGAGCCAATAGGAGCGAGGCTCTTGTGTCTCTGGGGTAATAGGAACtatacagggggaaaaaaaaaactagatggGGAAGCCTAAGTGGCATGTCGTGCATGAGTAGCATCCTTCAAGAGTAAGAACCTCATTGGAGCAAATATTTTGAGATATATAGCTAGGTCATCTTGGGAATTGTAGTGACCTTCTCCCCAACTCCTTTAGCCTTAGAGAAGATGCAGGAAACCGCAAGGAATTTGGGGTTTGGGATTCCAATTTCTTGACTACCAGGTGTCACACGTGCCTGGATTTTGTGAAAGTTGTAGTTTTCGGGAGTTAAGAGGTCGTTTCCTCCTtggttattttttatctcttggtTTCTCTCACAAATAATgtgtaaaaaatctttttttaaaaatttcctcctcctcttcctctccccccccccttcctccttttttttcaaaattcattgttGGAAGGAACTTCATAAGGCAGAAAATTCTTATCTGAATTAGAATCGAATAAGAATCTGCAAGCTTGGCTTGCAGACCTAAAGGAATATGGCGAGgcggagggtgggggtggggggagaagtgGAGCGGAAAAGAGGGTGTTGGTTCTCTACTGGTGACtcggcttccttcaaatctcaattaaaattccaccttctgcaaaaagtttttctttgtgCTCATTAATGCTGGTCTCTCTCAATGAGATTATCTTTAATTAGCCTCGCTTGTAAATTACTGTCTCtgcattaaaatgtaagcttgagaacaaaaaaaatgtttttgcctttgtatctctaCTTATTGAAATGCCTTACACATGTTAAATGCTTGTGGACGGACCTATCCTTTCTAGCCCTGAGTATGGTTGAATGTAGTCTCTGAGGTGCCTTCTAATTCTGAATCTTTATGATAATTCTCAAAACAGCCTGGACTACTTCTGGACAGCTCTGATTTTGAAAATGTTTACTTACGTTGAACTAAAATCTACTTCTCAACAATTTTCACCTATTGCCCCGTAATTGTGCACTCTGAAATCAATAGTTGCTCCTCTTGATTGCTCTTTAGATACTTGAAGAGAACTATTACAATCCCTTCAGTGTTCTTCTCACATTGATTCTTCTGTATGTACTACTCACCCCGTCTCTACTGTGggcttccctctccctcctcctcccccttctggCTTTAGGCTTGCTATCCCTCCAGGGTGATTCTTCCTAAATTTTTAGCCGTTATCcaattatataaatacttactGGGGGCCCATTTTTGTGCAAGGACAAGTTTATAGTCAAAATGAACTTTATACAAAGGGAAATGAGATGCAGTTGAGAGTAAAGACTAGAGCTTATACTTATAAGCAAATCAAGACCttaagaaaattagaatagaagATAACACCAAGTGATTAAGTATTATTGTTGTGTTTGTAGTTGTTTTGTCCTACAGGAAGGTGATAccttgacatgcaagtgaattggatttaagtgagggagggatgtgcaagggtcacctgcctcaccgctccaaagccatctgggtccaatgactAGATAAGAATCAGAACAACttcagatggctctggatgcaa includes:
- the ATF6B gene encoding cyclic AMP-dependent transcription factor ATF-6 beta isoform X1; this encodes MAAELLLLSEIADPTRFFADNLLSAEDWDRTLYNCLDEVTEDQVQLFRCLEQDVPFDSGSMDMNMNITSPEPPWDPLPIFPDLQVKSEPSSPSLSFESSLLFTEPLGQVSVGEEVLGVKIESPSSPHCLLGKVLKPSFGAVQISVGFTPDDPSDIQTKTESISSSSSLSSETSLLSEEFPSKPFVEEESLGLKKESPAPQLCLLGDVLTSPFGSAQINVGPNPEGPSGKALPHHKPPLPPKPVMVTNVPLCLRNSPPSTTVVLQPLGQPPPVSSGSSVVLFQGPVQVQPPIGEGSAPSTPRLERKSIVPAPMLGTPCLPEVDAKVLKRQQRMIKNRESACQSRRKKKEYLQGLEARLQVVLSDNQQLRRENAALRRRLEGLLAENSELKFGSGNRKVICVMVFLLFIAFNFGPVSINEVPPAPASPQMGREESWPQRHLLEFSEQGVVTGQDTQGIPLGHKESQPRSAAGQPYFKNLTTFSKGAKELFLRDLDQFFLSSDCRHFNRTESLRLADELSGWVQRHQSGRKRSSQLRKIREKQKFHQWKKPPPAWSVPPRPSGPPERDSVGQLQLYHHPRHPQPEFLDAIDRREDTFYVVSFRRDHLLLPAISHNKTSRPKMSLVMPAMTPNETLSGRGNTGDYEVMMQIECEVMDTRVIHIKSSTVPPSLRKQPPPPSGNASGNPLPSTPSSSRQTPHQPFYLSHP
- the ATF6B gene encoding cyclic AMP-dependent transcription factor ATF-6 beta isoform X3, with product MAAELLLLSEIADPTRFFADNLLSAEDWDRTLYNCLDEVTEDQVQLFRCLEQDVPFDSGSMDMNMNITSPEPPWDPLPIFPDIQTKTESISSSSSLSSETSLLSEEFPSKPFVEEESLGLKKESPAPQLCLLGDVLTSPFGSAQINVGPNPEGPSGKALPHHKPPLPPKPVMVTNVPLCLRNSPPSTTVVLQPLGQPPPVSSGSSVVLFQGPVQVQPPIGEGSAPSTPRLERKSIVPAPMLGTPCLPEVDAKVLKRQQRMIKNRESACQSRRKKKEYLQGLEARLQVVLSDNQQLRRENAALRRRLEGLLAENSELKFGSGNRKVICVMVFLLFIAFNFGPVSINEVPPAPASPQMGREESWPQRHLLEFSEQGVVTGQDTQGIPLGHKESQPRSAAGQPYFKNLTTFSKGAKELFLRDLDQFFLSSDCRHFNRTESLRLADELSGWVQRHQSGRKRSSQLRKIREKQKFHQWKKPPPAWSVPPRPSGPPERDSVGQLQLYHHPRHPQPEFLDAIDRREDTFYVVSFRRDHLLLPAISHNKTSRPKMSLVMPAMTPNETLSGRGNTGDYEVMMQIECEVMDTRVIHIKSSTVPPSLRKQPPPPSGNASGNPLPSTPSSSRQTPHQPFYLSHP
- the ATF6B gene encoding cyclic AMP-dependent transcription factor ATF-6 beta isoform X2, whose translation is MGPTAYLPRYFFLIHHPPTHPSLPDLQVKSEPSSPSLSFESSLLFTEPLGQVSVGEEVLGVKIESPSSPHCLLGKVLKPSFGAVQISVGFTPDDPSDIQTKTESISSSSSLSSETSLLSEEFPSKPFVEEESLGLKKESPAPQLCLLGDVLTSPFGSAQINVGPNPEGPSGKALPHHKPPLPPKPVMVTNVPLCLRNSPPSTTVVLQPLGQPPPVSSGSSVVLFQGPVQVQPPIGEGSAPSTPRLERKSIVPAPMLGTPCLPEVDAKVLKRQQRMIKNRESACQSRRKKKEYLQGLEARLQVVLSDNQQLRRENAALRRRLEGLLAENSELKFGSGNRKVICVMVFLLFIAFNFGPVSINEVPPAPASPQMGREESWPQRHLLEFSEQGVVTGQDTQGIPLGHKESQPRSAAGQPYFKNLTTFSKGAKELFLRDLDQFFLSSDCRHFNRTESLRLADELSGWVQRHQSGRKRSSQLRKIREKQKFHQWKKPPPAWSVPPRPSGPPERDSVGQLQLYHHPRHPQPEFLDAIDRREDTFYVVSFRRDHLLLPAISHNKTSRPKMSLVMPAMTPNETLSGRGNTGDYEVMMQIECEVMDTRVIHIKSSTVPPSLRKQPPPPSGNASGNPLPSTPSSSRQTPHQPFYLSHP